In the genome of Myxococcus stipitatus, one region contains:
- a CDS encoding tetratricopeptide repeat protein translates to MTKAGVLVLQLLTAQTPPPDAAALERTAAVESARLRASPDDADALYRLGTAFLALNKPKKAVEPLTKLVELEPELIPPRLALARAVRLAGDAEKARTLLDQSIAAFPEDMSLRAERGLLARVLDETDVAISQYSIAVELAPKDPELRFNLGEALQRANRTDDAIEAYREALKLDARLNVARVNLGKALAEKGLNGEAKETLREATREKLGDAEAHYNLGVILLRENDYDGAIGEYQRALAAEPKHARAHNNLGVALNEKGDPRKATEAFLKAISADPKYAEAHFNLGLAYFQLGDNVRATKSFEKALVLEPRRSSGPYTQLGHLYLEQGKKKQAVEAFKKAIEKSSDDGRKTTEAYQGLARAYLSLGKAEEAVATLKTAVEAFPKDAAARAGYGEALKAKGDLDGAIVEYEACIGLSPTVENRMALADTYAKKRVAAKAQPLYLEILKEDPNHRGAKLALADLLMAMGDYPGAETYLRPKEGEEADTAALARLGIVHSRRGRPDLAVTELEAVVAKDPAQIEARAELGNLYLRGGDGAKARQVLGDVLAVEPRNALALLYLGHALYQQGKTKDAEKSFRASVQVDPNFAEPHNALGQLLEAAKRMDEAKQSYETALKLEPNHEDAKQALKRLGASAKTE, encoded by the coding sequence ATGACGAAAGCCGGCGTCCTAGTCCTCCAGTTGCTCACCGCCCAGACGCCTCCGCCCGACGCGGCGGCGCTGGAGCGCACCGCGGCCGTGGAGAGCGCTCGCCTGCGCGCGTCTCCGGACGACGCGGACGCGCTCTACCGTCTGGGCACGGCCTTCCTGGCGTTGAACAAGCCGAAGAAGGCGGTGGAGCCGCTGACGAAGCTGGTGGAGCTGGAGCCGGAGTTGATTCCTCCCAGGCTGGCCCTGGCGCGGGCGGTGCGGCTCGCGGGTGACGCGGAGAAGGCGCGCACGCTCCTGGACCAGTCCATCGCCGCGTTCCCCGAGGACATGTCGCTGCGCGCCGAGCGCGGACTGCTCGCCCGGGTCCTGGACGAGACGGACGTGGCCATCAGCCAGTACTCCATCGCGGTGGAGCTGGCGCCGAAGGACCCGGAGCTGCGCTTCAACCTGGGCGAGGCGCTCCAGCGCGCCAACCGCACGGACGACGCCATCGAGGCGTACCGGGAGGCGCTGAAGCTGGACGCCAGGCTGAACGTGGCGCGCGTCAACCTGGGCAAGGCGTTGGCCGAGAAGGGGCTCAACGGCGAGGCGAAGGAGACGCTGCGCGAGGCCACGCGCGAGAAGCTGGGCGACGCGGAGGCGCACTACAACCTGGGCGTCATCCTGCTGCGGGAGAACGACTACGACGGGGCCATTGGTGAGTACCAGCGCGCGCTGGCCGCCGAGCCGAAGCATGCGCGGGCGCACAACAACCTGGGCGTGGCGCTGAACGAGAAGGGCGACCCGCGCAAGGCGACGGAGGCGTTCCTCAAGGCCATCTCCGCGGACCCGAAGTACGCGGAGGCGCACTTCAACCTGGGGCTCGCGTACTTCCAGCTGGGCGACAACGTGCGCGCCACGAAGTCCTTCGAGAAGGCGCTGGTGTTGGAGCCGCGTCGCTCGAGCGGGCCGTACACGCAGCTGGGCCACCTGTACCTGGAGCAGGGCAAGAAGAAGCAGGCGGTGGAGGCCTTCAAGAAGGCCATCGAGAAGAGCTCCGACGACGGGCGGAAGACGACGGAGGCGTACCAGGGATTGGCGCGGGCGTATCTCTCGCTGGGCAAGGCCGAGGAGGCGGTGGCCACGCTGAAGACGGCGGTGGAGGCGTTCCCGAAGGATGCCGCCGCGCGCGCGGGTTATGGCGAGGCGCTGAAGGCCAAGGGTGACCTGGACGGCGCCATCGTGGAGTACGAGGCGTGCATCGGCCTGTCTCCGACGGTGGAGAACCGCATGGCCCTGGCGGACACGTACGCGAAGAAGCGCGTGGCCGCGAAGGCGCAGCCCCTGTACCTGGAGATTCTCAAGGAGGACCCGAACCATCGCGGGGCGAAGCTCGCCCTGGCGGACCTGCTGATGGCGATGGGGGACTACCCGGGCGCGGAGACGTACCTGCGGCCGAAGGAAGGCGAGGAGGCGGACACGGCGGCGCTGGCGCGGCTGGGCATCGTCCACTCGCGACGCGGGCGGCCTGACCTGGCGGTGACGGAGCTGGAGGCGGTGGTGGCCAAGGACCCGGCGCAGATTGAAGCGCGCGCCGAGCTGGGCAACCTGTACCTGCGCGGTGGAGATGGAGCCAAGGCGCGTCAGGTGTTGGGGGATGTGCTCGCGGTGGAGCCTCGCAACGCGCTGGCGTTGCTCTATCTGGGCCATGCGCTGTACCAGCAGGGCAAGACGAAGGACGCGGAGAAGTCCTTCCGTGCCTCCGTGCAGGTGGACCCGAACTTCGCCGAGCCGCACAACGCCCTGGGGCAGTTGCTGGAGGCCGCCAAGCGGATGGATGAGGCGAAGCAGTCCTACGAGACGGCGCTCAAGCTGGAGCCCAACCACGAGGACGCGAAGCAGGCCCTGAAGCGGCTGGGGGCCTCCGCGAAGACGGAGTAG
- a CDS encoding AgmX/PglI C-terminal domain-containing protein codes for MSGQPSVLQVVILRDGLLVGTEVFVPGTYALGSDPSSDLRLDDPAVEPRHALLYFQNGRAAIQDAGTAIGLFVNGHRVTACEIRSVDEVLCGPFVLKTRVLAQRPQETKPQPPPEVAALFSTPQPAPPQPAPQPSAQVRQLRPATAPAQPLATTVPAVRAVPQPPAQHPSHAATQAIYPQQSAAAPVVVPMPAPPAPPAAPVHVAAVPTPQPLQAPVPAGTVPSVRRRATQEPSPAAAPHTGMLLAEDLLSDVALDPLPAPQGPLLSEPKVTASRPTHAPRMGKGKGPSQLYLELYWGTIRRDARRFKPDKKKPVQASLDAPEAMPLWGFTLPEGEAPFTLAESLNGAFRLFVPPGTEVEKSANDGRFTPVTGAALESDGSRRFITLRDGVGARLTQGQMSLVAYAAPVPERVFVNPLKGLPWLALSCFVLFSGALAAFIVMKPPTPETADFTQKNLPPVALRLIAPEPKKKEEAKKKLEAIKEKAPPKKEEKKVAEKAPPKPVEKTPPPPTPAKAVAAAPPENKALKALAKLSAAGPATNDLLAAVDKLGSGPGSKNVKTSNYKLSGLIGKAPIANAGLGTFGLGGGGKGGGATLGAELLRGKGGGGIGALGAGSVGKGKVGATVTRATARSISSTQGTVDREAVARVINSHLNEVHGCYERALLKDPGLAGKVVLEWTIGTNGSVAAAKTKSSTLRNASVEACILSNLKTWSFPAPKGGVVIITYPFLFNSVGY; via the coding sequence TTGAGCGGCCAGCCCAGCGTCCTGCAAGTCGTCATCCTCCGCGACGGACTCCTCGTTGGGACGGAAGTGTTCGTCCCCGGCACGTATGCCCTGGGTTCGGACCCGTCCTCGGACCTGCGGCTGGATGACCCCGCCGTGGAGCCGCGCCACGCGTTGCTCTACTTCCAGAACGGCCGCGCCGCCATCCAGGACGCGGGCACGGCCATTGGCCTGTTCGTCAACGGCCACCGCGTCACCGCGTGCGAGATCCGCTCCGTCGACGAGGTGCTGTGCGGCCCCTTCGTGCTCAAGACGCGCGTGCTCGCGCAGCGGCCCCAGGAGACCAAGCCGCAGCCTCCGCCGGAGGTCGCCGCGCTCTTCAGCACGCCGCAGCCCGCGCCGCCCCAGCCCGCGCCGCAGCCCTCCGCGCAGGTGCGCCAGCTGCGCCCCGCCACCGCGCCGGCCCAGCCGCTGGCCACCACCGTGCCCGCGGTGCGCGCCGTGCCGCAGCCTCCCGCGCAGCACCCGTCCCACGCGGCGACGCAGGCCATCTATCCGCAGCAGTCCGCCGCCGCGCCCGTCGTCGTCCCCATGCCGGCGCCGCCCGCGCCTCCCGCCGCGCCCGTGCATGTCGCCGCGGTGCCCACGCCGCAGCCACTGCAGGCGCCCGTGCCCGCCGGCACCGTGCCGTCCGTGCGCCGCCGCGCGACGCAGGAGCCGTCTCCCGCCGCCGCGCCCCACACGGGCATGCTGCTGGCGGAGGACCTGCTCTCCGACGTGGCGCTGGACCCGCTGCCCGCGCCCCAGGGCCCGCTGCTCAGCGAGCCGAAGGTCACCGCGTCGCGCCCCACGCATGCGCCGCGCATGGGCAAGGGCAAGGGCCCCTCGCAGCTCTACCTGGAGCTCTACTGGGGCACCATCCGCCGCGACGCGCGCCGCTTCAAGCCGGACAAGAAGAAGCCCGTGCAGGCCTCGCTGGATGCGCCGGAGGCCATGCCGCTGTGGGGCTTCACGCTGCCGGAAGGTGAGGCGCCGTTCACCTTGGCGGAGTCGCTCAACGGCGCCTTCCGCCTCTTCGTTCCTCCCGGGACGGAGGTGGAGAAGAGCGCCAACGACGGACGCTTCACGCCCGTCACCGGCGCGGCGCTGGAGTCCGACGGCAGCCGCCGCTTCATCACGCTGCGCGACGGCGTGGGCGCGCGGCTGACGCAGGGACAGATGTCGCTGGTGGCGTACGCGGCCCCCGTCCCCGAGCGCGTGTTCGTCAACCCGCTCAAGGGCCTGCCGTGGCTGGCCCTGTCGTGCTTCGTCCTCTTCTCCGGGGCGCTGGCCGCCTTCATCGTGATGAAGCCGCCCACGCCGGAGACGGCGGACTTCACGCAGAAGAACCTGCCGCCCGTCGCGCTGCGCCTCATCGCGCCCGAGCCCAAGAAGAAGGAAGAGGCCAAGAAGAAGCTCGAGGCCATCAAGGAGAAGGCGCCTCCCAAGAAGGAGGAGAAGAAGGTCGCGGAGAAGGCGCCTCCCAAGCCCGTGGAGAAGACGCCGCCTCCTCCGACGCCCGCCAAGGCCGTGGCCGCGGCGCCTCCGGAGAACAAGGCGCTCAAGGCGCTCGCGAAGCTGTCGGCCGCGGGCCCCGCCACCAATGACCTGCTCGCCGCGGTGGACAAGCTGGGCAGTGGCCCCGGCAGCAAGAACGTGAAGACGTCCAACTACAAGCTGTCCGGCCTCATCGGGAAGGCGCCCATCGCCAACGCGGGCCTGGGCACGTTCGGACTGGGCGGCGGCGGCAAGGGCGGCGGCGCGACGCTGGGCGCGGAGCTCTTGCGCGGCAAGGGCGGCGGCGGCATCGGCGCGCTGGGCGCGGGCTCCGTGGGCAAGGGCAAGGTGGGCGCCACCGTCACGCGCGCCACCGCTCGCAGCATCTCCTCGACCCAAGGCACGGTGGACCGCGAGGCCGTGGCGCGGGTCATCAACAGCCACCTCAACGAAGTCCACGGCTGCTACGAGCGCGCACTCCTCAAGGACCCGGGGCTCGCCGGCAAGGTGGTGCTCGAGTGGACCATCGGCACCAACGGCAGCGTGGCCGCCGCGAAGACGAAGTCCTCCACGCTGCGCAACGCCTCCGTCGAAGCGTGCATCCTCTCCAATCTGAAGACCTGGTCCTTCCCCGCCCCCAAGGGCGGCGTGGTCATCATCACCTATCCGTTCCTCTTCAACTCCGTCGGTTACTGA
- a CDS encoding outer membrane beta-barrel domain-containing protein, translated as MRYALLILLFLVPGLARAQAEALENPGAVSAIQERLYRMHHELYLGVGVLPADAFYKGLVGSVSYTYHFSDTFAWQVGRGTYSYNIQTSLRRQLERDFDVAPTASAFEDQVQWMVGSDLVWSPLYGKTAVLNSSVVHFEASLLVGGTVVKIDRADGFRPAVNLGVGVRMFSGKTLSFRLDVTNNVVFAGASRIINVPVVQLGTAFNFGATE; from the coding sequence GTGCGATACGCCCTGCTCATCCTCTTGTTCCTGGTGCCCGGCCTTGCCCGCGCCCAGGCCGAGGCGCTCGAGAATCCCGGCGCCGTCTCCGCCATCCAGGAGCGGCTCTACCGGATGCACCACGAGCTCTATCTCGGTGTCGGCGTGCTCCCCGCGGACGCCTTCTACAAGGGCCTCGTCGGAAGCGTCTCGTACACGTACCACTTCAGCGACACGTTCGCGTGGCAGGTGGGCCGAGGCACCTACAGCTACAACATCCAGACGTCGCTGCGCCGCCAGCTCGAGCGCGACTTCGACGTGGCCCCCACCGCGTCCGCGTTCGAGGACCAGGTGCAGTGGATGGTGGGCTCGGACCTGGTCTGGAGCCCGCTCTACGGCAAGACGGCGGTGCTCAACAGCTCCGTCGTCCACTTCGAGGCATCGCTGCTCGTCGGCGGCACCGTGGTGAAGATCGACCGGGCGGACGGCTTCCGGCCCGCGGTGAACCTGGGCGTGGGCGTCCGCATGTTCTCCGGCAAGACGCTGTCGTTCCGGCTCGACGTGACGAACAACGTCGTGTTCGCCGGCGCGTCGCGCATCATCAACGTCCCCGTGGTCCAGCTCGGAACCGCGTTCAACTTCGGCGCCACGGAATGA
- a CDS encoding tetratricopeptide repeat protein has product MTGTMTGLIAAALLAAAAPGTSRSGPGLNPIVSKAKEREELITKLKRDIFKVDRAIGETEKLISKSRNAPYLPDLQFRLAELYVEKSRYVYYLQAESRPEGATGAIVSPETRLLKQKAVQMYYRLLREYPDFKDGDQVTFYLAHEQRELGQFDEMLKTLGDLTRKFTTSPLRLEAEQILGDHFFDKADLVEAEKHYQAILEAPPSPVHDLARYKMGWIRVNQAKHADAVAFFEAAAASAPLPGVDVKKALNVKREALLDLVYSYTEARPAKGALNYFEKLSDSRATYALALDKLGNRYFIKQQYEWAIPALRKLMEIQHDPEQDLERGQKLYDALKAAKGKVLPEPEDLRVLVRAAVQSKTDPELPDTDRKKQLAELEEMGRDLATQLHLAAQKKEEKELYLSTAEAYAAYLSLFRPEQYVRPMMKNRAEALFSAKSFPEAARQFEELARYEAKAKDAKGEEEAIYAALLAHFSTLKPEEALKRNAYEVADARQAMKLLGAEYVSRYPQSPNALEVKFNIARAFYEDGDYPKASELFTAFALTHPQHKEATVAGNLALDSLRQVNDFKGLDETGKKLLGSPLPASFRAEVQKILTQSRAEALDELALQSAQETGDVIQGLVKVADENKNSDIGEKALYGAFTAAREKRDLQAERDLGGKLVQDYPKSQYLSDVLLTLGRHAAEAAAFGEAAAWFEQVGQKLGADIAGVDGWLAGARLRMALGEYKEAARNLETAAEVSGARKAEVLVLLAEARLKAKDYSRAKLAAESALKLDPRSAGAAAVLAEVQATTAPTANADALVATLTTAVQGPNGQTEEAAKGLWFLGEILYRGYKDLPADKVEEKVAALQSLEGIYTQAASLGYPEWAVASLWKLALAYGHIADVVESTPVPAGLSSAESQQFQAAVKEQVGPLKARSEEAFKACLSRAESLEVFNAAVVGCRARTEQAALPVPQPGSPAQPAALEDLRKKAERTLSVESLEALGMAYLDARQFGVAQLTFGRVTELQDTKASAHSALGWALLNMGDAMGARAAYAKAMDSDPTYDKARLNLAALRCRFGDVEGARRELSVLKDVGSLNGPDVDTAGWKACK; this is encoded by the coding sequence ATGACCGGCACCATGACCGGCCTGATTGCCGCCGCCCTGCTGGCGGCCGCCGCACCGGGAACCAGCCGCTCCGGCCCCGGCCTGAACCCCATCGTCTCCAAGGCCAAGGAGCGCGAGGAGCTCATCACCAAGCTCAAGCGCGACATCTTCAAGGTCGACCGCGCCATCGGCGAGACGGAGAAGCTCATCTCCAAGAGCCGCAACGCGCCGTACCTGCCGGACCTCCAGTTCCGGCTGGCCGAGCTCTACGTCGAGAAGAGCCGCTACGTGTACTACCTCCAGGCCGAGTCCCGGCCCGAGGGAGCCACGGGCGCCATCGTCTCGCCCGAGACGCGGCTGCTCAAGCAGAAGGCGGTGCAGATGTACTACCGCCTCTTGCGCGAGTACCCGGACTTCAAGGACGGCGACCAGGTGACGTTCTACCTGGCGCACGAGCAGCGTGAGCTGGGCCAGTTCGACGAGATGCTCAAGACGCTCGGCGACCTGACGCGCAAGTTCACCACCAGCCCGCTGCGGCTGGAGGCGGAGCAGATTCTCGGCGACCACTTCTTCGACAAGGCGGACCTCGTCGAGGCGGAGAAGCACTACCAGGCGATTCTGGAGGCCCCACCCTCCCCCGTGCATGACCTGGCCCGCTACAAGATGGGCTGGATTCGGGTGAACCAGGCCAAGCACGCCGACGCCGTGGCGTTCTTCGAGGCCGCCGCCGCCAGCGCGCCCCTGCCGGGCGTGGACGTGAAGAAGGCGCTCAACGTCAAGCGCGAGGCGCTGCTGGACCTGGTCTACAGCTACACGGAGGCGCGTCCGGCCAAGGGCGCGCTCAACTACTTCGAGAAGCTCAGCGACAGCCGCGCCACGTATGCGCTGGCGCTGGACAAGCTGGGCAACCGCTACTTCATCAAGCAGCAGTACGAGTGGGCCATCCCCGCGCTGCGCAAGCTGATGGAGATCCAGCACGACCCGGAGCAGGACCTGGAGCGCGGCCAGAAGCTCTACGACGCCCTCAAGGCGGCCAAGGGCAAGGTGCTGCCGGAGCCGGAGGACCTTCGCGTGCTGGTGCGCGCGGCGGTGCAGAGCAAGACGGACCCGGAGCTGCCGGACACGGACCGCAAGAAGCAGCTCGCGGAGCTGGAGGAGATGGGGCGCGACCTGGCCACCCAGCTCCACCTGGCCGCGCAGAAGAAGGAGGAGAAGGAGCTCTACCTGAGCACCGCCGAGGCGTACGCGGCATACCTGAGCCTCTTCCGTCCCGAGCAGTACGTGCGCCCCATGATGAAGAACCGCGCGGAGGCGCTCTTCTCCGCGAAGTCCTTCCCGGAGGCCGCGCGCCAGTTCGAGGAGCTGGCCCGCTACGAGGCCAAGGCCAAGGACGCCAAGGGCGAGGAGGAGGCCATCTACGCGGCGCTGCTCGCGCACTTCTCCACGCTCAAGCCGGAGGAGGCCCTCAAGCGCAACGCCTACGAGGTCGCCGACGCGCGCCAGGCCATGAAGCTCCTGGGCGCGGAGTACGTGTCGCGCTACCCCCAGAGCCCCAACGCCCTGGAGGTGAAGTTCAACATCGCCCGCGCCTTCTACGAGGACGGCGACTACCCGAAGGCGTCGGAGCTGTTCACCGCCTTCGCGCTCACGCATCCGCAGCACAAGGAAGCCACCGTCGCCGGCAACCTGGCGCTGGACAGCTTGCGGCAGGTCAACGACTTCAAGGGCCTGGACGAGACGGGCAAGAAGCTCCTCGGCTCACCCCTGCCCGCGAGCTTCCGCGCGGAGGTGCAGAAGATCCTCACACAGAGCCGCGCCGAGGCGCTGGACGAGCTGGCGCTCCAGAGCGCCCAGGAGACGGGCGACGTCATCCAGGGCCTCGTGAAGGTGGCGGACGAGAACAAGAACTCCGACATCGGCGAGAAGGCGCTGTATGGCGCGTTCACCGCGGCGCGCGAGAAGCGGGACCTGCAGGCCGAGCGCGACCTGGGCGGCAAGCTGGTGCAGGACTACCCCAAGAGCCAGTACCTCTCGGACGTGCTCCTGACGCTGGGCCGGCACGCGGCGGAGGCCGCGGCGTTCGGCGAGGCGGCGGCGTGGTTCGAGCAGGTGGGCCAGAAGCTGGGCGCGGACATCGCCGGCGTGGATGGGTGGCTGGCGGGCGCGCGGCTGCGCATGGCGCTGGGTGAGTACAAGGAGGCCGCGCGCAACCTGGAGACGGCGGCGGAGGTCTCCGGTGCTCGCAAGGCGGAGGTGCTGGTGCTCCTCGCCGAGGCGCGGCTGAAGGCGAAGGACTACTCGCGCGCGAAGCTGGCCGCGGAGTCCGCGCTGAAGCTGGATCCGCGCAGCGCGGGGGCGGCGGCGGTGCTCGCCGAGGTGCAGGCGACCACGGCGCCCACGGCCAACGCGGACGCGCTGGTGGCCACGCTCACCACGGCCGTGCAGGGCCCCAACGGGCAGACGGAAGAGGCCGCCAAGGGCCTGTGGTTCCTGGGCGAGATTCTCTACCGCGGCTACAAGGACCTGCCGGCGGACAAGGTGGAGGAGAAGGTCGCCGCGCTGCAGAGCCTGGAGGGCATCTACACGCAGGCCGCGTCGCTGGGTTATCCCGAGTGGGCGGTGGCCTCGCTGTGGAAGCTGGCGCTGGCGTACGGGCACATCGCGGACGTCGTCGAGTCCACACCCGTGCCCGCGGGCCTGTCCTCGGCCGAGTCGCAGCAGTTCCAGGCGGCGGTCAAGGAGCAGGTGGGGCCGCTGAAGGCGCGCTCGGAAGAGGCGTTCAAGGCGTGTCTGTCCCGCGCGGAGTCGCTGGAGGTGTTCAACGCCGCGGTGGTGGGTTGCCGCGCGCGCACCGAGCAGGCCGCGCTGCCCGTGCCGCAGCCGGGCTCGCCCGCGCAGCCCGCGGCGCTGGAGGACCTGCGCAAGAAGGCCGAGCGCACGCTCAGCGTCGAGTCCCTGGAGGCGCTGGGCATGGCCTACCTGGACGCGCGTCAGTTCGGCGTGGCGCAGCTGACGTTCGGCCGGGTGACGGAGCTGCAGGACACCAAGGCGTCCGCGCACTCCGCGCTGGGCTGGGCGCTGCTCAACATGGGGGATGCCATGGGGGCTCGCGCCGCGTACGCGAAGGCCATGGACTCCGACCCCACCTACGACAAGGCCCGGCTCAACCTGGCCGCGCTGCGCTGCCGCTTCGGCGACGTGGAAGGGGCTCGCCGCGAGCTGTCCGTCCTCAAGGACGTGGGCTCGCTCAATGGCCCCGACGTGGACACCGCGGGATGGAAGGCGTGCAAGTGA